A window from Drosophila subobscura isolate 14011-0131.10 chromosome O, UCBerk_Dsub_1.0, whole genome shotgun sequence encodes these proteins:
- the LOC117896275 gene encoding eukaryotic translation initiation factor 3 subunit G-2: MKSMKTSWADEVEADYVDGLPPAKVHTDGNFKYVTEYKFNEEGKKVKVVRTYKYKKQTVPKVVARRRNWLKFGDSIDDKPGPCAQTTMVSEEVHMVFLGSKELEQANEPQMEPGKKMAKCRICNGEHWSVNCPYKGTSMDSKTLMESKATAAAAAAVSDTSKTGKYVSPFLKEGGCATNGSGTGGKPWDRERSAVRISNLSESMTEADLEELVKSIGPYSKLYLAREKITGLCKGFAYVHFKFRQDAAAAIEILNGHGYDHLILSVEWSKPQP, translated from the coding sequence atgaaatcaatgaAGACTTCGTGGGCCGATGAGGTGGAGGCGGATTACGTGGATGGGCTGCCACCTGCCAAGGTGCATACAGATGGCAACTTTAAGTATGTTACCGAGTACAAGTTCAACGAGGAAGGCAAGAAAGTGAAGGTGGTCCGCACCTATAAGTATAAGAAGCAGACCGTGCCCAAGGTCGTGGCACGTCGTCGCAATTGGTTGAAGTTCGGGGACTCGATTGACGACAAGCCCGGTCCTTGCGCGCAGACCACCATGGTCTCCGAGGAGGTGCACATGGTATTCCTTGGCTCTAAGGAGCTCGAGCAGGCCAACGAGCCTCAGATGGAGCCGGGCAAAAAAATGGCGAAGTGCCGCATCTGCAATGGCGAGCACTGGTCCGTGAACTGCCCCTACAAGGGAACCTCGATGGACAGCAAGACTTTGATGGAGAGCAAGGccacggcggcggcagccgctgccgtcAGTGATACCTCCAAGACGGGAAAGTACGTGTCGCCGTTCCTGAAGGAGGGCGGCTGTGCGACCAATGGCTCTGGAACAGGAGGCAAGCCCTGGGACCGCGAACGCTCGGCTGTGCGAATCTCCAACCTGTCCGAGTCGATGACCGAGGCCGATCTGGAGGAGCTTGTGAAGAGCATCGGACCCTACAGCAAGCTGTACCTGGCCCGCGAGAAGATTACTGGACTTTGCAAGGGATTCGCCTATGTGCACTTCAAGTTCCGCCAggatgccgccgctgccatcgAAATTCTCAACGGCCATGGCTACGATCACTTGATCCTGAGTGTGGAGTGGTCCAAGCCGCAGCCCTAA